In the Gammaproteobacteria bacterium genome, one interval contains:
- the prfB gene encoding peptide chain release factor 2 (programmed frameshift), whose protein sequence is MQELNAIYARLDDLKQRATALRGYLDYDARAERLEEVARELEQPDIWNDQPRAQGLNKERARLEDIVHVLRDLSKGLSDSAALVELAAADDDEAMLAELDGELARFEQAIEQLEFRRMFAGELDANNAFLDVQAGSGGTEAQDWANMLLRMYLRWGEARGFDTELIEVSPGEVAGIKSATVKFEGDYAYGWLRTETGVHRLVRKSPFDSGARRHTSFASVFVSPEVDDEIDIEINPADLRIDVYRASGAGGQHVNRTESAVRITHLPTGAVTQCQNDRSQHKNKDVAIKQLKAKLYELEMQKRRSEQQTLEDSKSDIGWGSQIRSYVLDQSRIKDLRTGVEVGNTQAVLDGDLDRFIEASLKSGL, encoded by the exons ATGCAGGAACTCAACGCGATATACGCACGACTGGATGACCTCAAACAGCGCGCCACCGCGCTCAGGGGGTATCTT GACTACGATGCCAGGGCCGAGCGGCTGGAAGAGGTCGCGCGCGAACTGGAGCAGCCGGATATCTGGAACGACCAGCCGCGCGCGCAGGGCCTCAACAAGGAACGTGCGCGACTGGAGGACATCGTCCACGTCCTGCGCGACTTGAGCAAGGGCTTAAGCGATAGCGCAGCCCTGGTCGAACTGGCGGCGGCAGACGACGACGAAGCGATGCTCGCCGAGCTTGACGGTGAGCTGGCGCGTTTCGAGCAGGCCATCGAACAGCTCGAATTCCGCCGCATGTTTGCCGGCGAACTGGACGCCAATAACGCGTTTCTGGATGTTCAGGCCGGCTCCGGCGGCACCGAGGCGCAGGACTGGGCGAACATGCTGTTGCGCATGTATCTGCGCTGGGGCGAGGCGCGCGGATTCGATACGGAATTGATCGAAGTTTCGCCTGGCGAAGTCGCCGGCATCAAGAGCGCCACCGTGAAATTCGAGGGCGATTACGCGTACGGCTGGCTGCGTACCGAGACCGGCGTGCACCGGCTTGTGCGCAAATCGCCGTTCGATTCGGGCGCGCGTCGTCACACGTCGTTCGCGTCCGTGTTCGTGTCGCCGGAAGTCGATGACGAAATCGACATCGAGATTAACCCAGCCGATCTGCGCATCGATGTGTATCGCGCCAGCGGCGCCGGCGGACAGCACGTCAACCGCACCGAATCGGCCGTGCGTATCACGCATCTGCCGACCGGCGCGGTGACGCAGTGTCAGAACGATCGGTCCCAGCACAAGAACAAGGATGTCGCCATAAAACAGCTCAAGGCCAAGCTTTATGAACTGGAGATGCAGAAGCGCCGCAGCGAGCAACAGACCCTGGAGGACAGCAAGTCGGACATCGGCTGGGGCAGCCAGATACGCTCGTACGTGCTGGACCAGTCGCGCATCAAGGATCTGCGCACCGGCGTGGAGGTTGGCAACACGCAAGCGGTGCTGGACGGCGATCTGGACCGTTTTATCGAGGCCAGCCTGAAAAGCGGATTGTAA
- the lysS gene encoding lysine--tRNA ligase, giving the protein MNDDTGAHDENKLIAQRREKLASLRAKGYAFPNDFRRDALASDLHGQYDALDDEQFKDRNVRVSVAGRMMAKRVMGKASFAQVRDMSGRIQLFIQRDALADGVYADFKTWDVGDIVGARGALFKTKTGELSIKVEDFRLLSKSLRPLPEKFHGLTNPEQRYRQRYVDLIMNDPVRAAFRVRSQVIRFIRQYLDARGYLEVETPMMQPIPGGAAARPFVTHHNALDMKLYLRIAPELYLKRLVVGGFERVYEINRNFRNEGLSAQHNPEFTMLEFYQAYADYCDLMSLTEDLLRGLAIAVTGGTRLNYQGQVYDLEKPFARVTVKEAIVQFNDGVSLAELDDTASLKTLAERLGVPVKPDDVAGRMQIEIFEKTVEPRLQEPTFITAYPTAVSPLARRNDADDSIADRFEFFVAGRELANGFSELNDAEDQVERFRAQAMAKDAGDAEAMHFDLDYIRALEYGLPPTAGEGIGIDRLVMLLTDSPSIRDVLLFPHMRPEAR; this is encoded by the coding sequence ATGAATGACGACACCGGCGCGCACGACGAAAACAAGCTGATCGCGCAACGCCGCGAGAAGCTCGCCAGCCTGCGCGCGAAGGGCTACGCGTTTCCAAATGATTTTCGGCGCGATGCGTTAGCGAGTGATCTGCACGGCCAATATGACGCGCTGGATGACGAGCAGTTCAAGGACCGTAATGTGCGCGTAAGCGTGGCGGGGCGGATGATGGCCAAGCGCGTGATGGGCAAGGCCAGTTTCGCGCAGGTGCGGGACATGTCCGGCCGCATCCAGCTTTTCATACAGCGCGACGCGCTGGCCGACGGCGTGTACGCGGATTTCAAGACCTGGGACGTGGGGGACATCGTCGGTGCGCGCGGCGCGTTGTTCAAGACGAAAACCGGCGAGCTCAGCATCAAGGTCGAAGACTTTCGGCTGCTGTCGAAATCGCTGCGTCCGCTGCCGGAAAAATTCCACGGTCTCACCAACCCGGAGCAGCGCTACCGGCAGCGCTACGTCGATCTGATTATGAATGACCCGGTGCGCGCGGCGTTTCGGGTGCGCAGCCAGGTTATTCGCTTCATCCGCCAATATCTGGATGCGCGCGGCTACCTCGAAGTCGAGACGCCGATGATGCAGCCCATCCCGGGGGGAGCTGCCGCGCGGCCTTTTGTCACTCATCACAACGCGCTGGACATGAAGCTTTACCTGCGCATCGCGCCGGAGCTATATCTGAAGCGTCTGGTGGTCGGCGGTTTTGAGCGGGTTTACGAGATCAATCGCAATTTCCGCAATGAAGGCCTCTCCGCGCAGCACAATCCCGAGTTCACCATGCTGGAGTTTTATCAGGCGTATGCGGATTACTGCGACCTGATGAGCCTGACCGAAGACCTGTTGCGCGGGCTGGCGATCGCGGTTACCGGCGGCACCCGGCTGAACTATCAGGGCCAGGTATATGATCTGGAAAAACCTTTCGCGCGCGTGACCGTGAAAGAGGCGATCGTCCAGTTTAACGACGGCGTAAGCCTGGCCGAGCTTGACGATACCGCGTCACTGAAGACGCTCGCCGAGCGGCTGGGCGTGCCAGTCAAGCCGGACGACGTCGCCGGCAGGATGCAGATCGAAATCTTCGAGAAAACGGTGGAGCCGCGGTTACAGGAGCCGACTTTCATTACGGCTTACCCGACCGCAGTTTCGCCACTGGCGCGCAGGAATGACGCCGATGACTCCATTGCGGACCGTTTTGAGTTCTTTGTCGCGGGCCGTGAACTGGCCAATGGTTTCTCGGAGCTGAACGACGCGGAAGACCAGGTGGAGCGCTTTCGCGCGCAGGCCATGGCCAAGGACGCCGGCGACGCGGAAGCCATGCACTTCGACCTAGACTACATCCGCGCGCTGGAGTACGGTCTGCCCCCGACGGCCGGCGAGGGCATCGGCATCGACCGGCTGGTGATGCTGTTGACCGACTCGCCGTCGATCCGCGACGTGCTGTTATTTCCGCACATGCGGCCCGAAGCCCGCTGA
- the recJ gene encoding single-stranded-DNA-specific exonuclease RecJ has product MIRAPRILARSAMPLHIDGLHPLLQRLYAHRGITEAWQLECGLSRLHACEGLSGMAAATDLLMHALKHGSRILIIGDFDADGATSTALAVRALRAFGAQDVHYLVPNRFEYGYGLTPEIVAVGAGLSPELLITVDNGVSSVEGVAAAKARGMRVLITDHHLPAAQLPAADAIVNPNLPGDFFPSKTLAGVGVVFYLMLALRTRLRAVDWFARHGLAEPNMARYLDLVALGTVADVVPLDHNNRILVEQGLRRIRAGHCIPAIPALLRCAGRSHERAVASDLGFAAGPRLNAAGRLQDMSIGIECLLCDDEERAGALAGELDELNRQRRVIESDMHAQALVALRTLDALRDDALPHGLCLFDAGWHQGVIGILASRIKERFQRPAIVFADAGEHTLKGSARSVAGLHIRDVLEAVATHNPGLITRYGGHAMAAGLTMPAAHFDAFRTAFELAVRAAITPEQLDGVQYTDGELSDADFTLEVARLLRAGGPWGQGFPEPLFEGEFEIVTQRPVGERHLKLKIRPRGGACLLDAIVFNIDALEWTKDVRAVYLLYRFDENEYQGRVSPQLNVTHLRPLQP; this is encoded by the coding sequence CAGCGCCATGCCCCTGCATATCGATGGTCTGCACCCGCTGCTTCAGCGCCTATATGCCCACCGCGGTATCACCGAGGCGTGGCAACTGGAATGCGGCTTGAGCCGGCTGCATGCCTGCGAGGGCTTGTCCGGCATGGCGGCCGCTACCGACTTGCTGATGCACGCGCTGAAACACGGCAGCCGGATTCTGATCATTGGCGACTTCGACGCAGACGGCGCCACCAGCACCGCGCTGGCCGTGCGCGCGCTGCGGGCATTCGGCGCACAAGACGTGCATTACCTTGTACCCAATCGTTTCGAATACGGCTATGGACTCACCCCGGAAATCGTCGCGGTCGGCGCCGGGCTCTCGCCCGAGCTGCTGATTACGGTCGATAACGGTGTCTCCAGCGTCGAGGGCGTGGCGGCGGCGAAAGCGCGCGGCATGCGCGTACTGATTACCGATCATCATCTGCCCGCTGCGCAGTTACCCGCCGCCGATGCGATCGTCAACCCCAATCTGCCAGGCGACTTTTTTCCCAGCAAGACGCTGGCTGGCGTCGGTGTGGTGTTTTACCTGATGCTGGCGTTGCGCACGCGGTTGCGGGCGGTGGACTGGTTTGCCAGGCACGGGCTTGCCGAGCCGAACATGGCGCGGTACCTGGACCTGGTTGCGCTGGGGACGGTCGCCGACGTGGTGCCGCTGGATCACAACAATCGCATTCTGGTCGAGCAGGGTTTGCGACGCATCCGCGCCGGGCATTGCATCCCCGCCATTCCCGCGCTGCTGCGTTGCGCCGGTCGCTCGCATGAGCGCGCAGTGGCCTCAGATCTAGGCTTCGCTGCCGGTCCACGGCTCAACGCCGCCGGCCGTTTGCAGGACATGTCCATCGGCATCGAGTGTCTGCTGTGCGATGACGAGGAACGTGCGGGGGCACTGGCCGGCGAGCTCGATGAACTGAACCGCCAGCGGCGCGTGATCGAAAGCGACATGCATGCGCAGGCGCTGGTCGCGTTGCGGACGCTCGATGCACTGCGGGACGACGCACTGCCGCACGGCCTTTGTTTGTTCGATGCTGGCTGGCATCAGGGCGTGATCGGCATTCTGGCGTCGCGTATCAAGGAGCGTTTCCAGCGGCCGGCTATCGTGTTCGCCGATGCGGGTGAACACACGCTCAAGGGTTCCGCGCGATCGGTTGCGGGATTGCACATCCGGGATGTGCTGGAAGCCGTGGCCACGCACAACCCGGGACTGATCACGCGGTACGGTGGCCACGCGATGGCGGCGGGCCTGACCATGCCGGCCGCGCACTTCGACGCTTTCCGCACCGCCTTCGAGCTTGCGGTGCGCGCCGCGATCACGCCGGAGCAACTCGACGGCGTGCAGTATACCGATGGCGAATTGAGTGATGCGGATTTCACGCTCGAAGTGGCGCGGCTGCTGCGCGCGGGTGGGCCCTGGGGTCAGGGGTTTCCGGAGCCGTTGTTCGAAGGCGAATTCGAAATCGTGACACAGCGGCCGGTCGGCGAACGGCACCTGAAGCTTAAGATAAGGCCGCGCGGCGGCGCGTGTCTGCTCGATGCGATCGTATTCAACATCGACGCCCTCGAATGGACCAAAGACGTTCGCGCGGTGTACCTTTTGTATCGCTTCGACGAGAACGAGTACCAGGGGCGCGTGTCTCCGCAACTCAACGTGACGCATCTGCGACCGTTACAGCCGTAA
- a CDS encoding folate-binding protein YgfZ: VSFGNPERERSIVITGSMFCDLSHRSLIAVTGEDALEFLQNQLSSDVREVSGTRTQLSSYCSPRGRMLASLRVFWRDDTFYLNLPTEILAPTLERLRMFVLRARVSLEDHSLELVRCGYAGPDAGQELKQALGDCPAAVDDALQVGELTVLRIPGPRPRFEIHGPTGAVMKLWERLNVRGAPVGAAPWALLDILSGIPNIYPATADRFVPQMANLQMIGGVSFKKGCYPGQEVVARMHYLGNLKRRMYRLSAATDTIPKPGDSIVAAGKDTNEPSGTIVEAQLNPDSSGVAALAVLRIADAEQQQLRLWDAEGAKVTLDTLPYDG; this comes from the coding sequence GTGAGTTTCGGCAACCCCGAGCGAGAACGCTCGATAGTAATCACCGGCAGCATGTTCTGCGATCTCTCGCATCGTAGCCTGATCGCCGTCACCGGCGAAGATGCGCTCGAATTTCTCCAGAACCAGCTCAGCAGCGATGTGCGTGAAGTGTCCGGGACGCGCACCCAGCTCAGCAGCTATTGCAGCCCGCGCGGCCGTATGCTGGCCAGTTTGCGCGTGTTCTGGCGCGACGACACGTTCTATCTTAACCTGCCCACGGAGATTCTCGCACCGACCCTGGAGCGGTTGCGCATGTTCGTGCTCCGCGCCAGGGTATCGCTGGAAGACCACAGCCTTGAACTGGTTCGGTGCGGCTACGCGGGGCCCGATGCGGGACAGGAACTTAAGCAGGCGCTGGGCGACTGTCCCGCCGCCGTGGACGATGCGTTGCAGGTTGGAGAACTGACCGTACTGCGCATACCGGGACCGCGTCCGCGTTTCGAGATCCACGGACCGACGGGCGCGGTGATGAAGCTGTGGGAGCGGCTCAATGTTCGCGGCGCGCCCGTAGGCGCCGCGCCCTGGGCGTTGCTGGATATCCTCTCCGGCATACCGAACATCTACCCCGCCACGGCGGATCGCTTCGTTCCGCAGATGGCAAATCTGCAAATGATCGGCGGCGTCAGCTTTAAAAAAGGCTGTTATCCGGGCCAGGAAGTGGTCGCCCGCATGCACTATCTGGGCAACCTGAAACGCCGCATGTACCGGCTTAGCGCGGCGACCGACACCATCCCTAAGCCCGGTGACAGCATCGTCGCGGCTGGCAAGGATACGAACGAGCCCAGCGGCACGATCGTAGAGGCGCAACTGAACCCGGATAGTAGCGGCGTCGCTGCGCTGGCGGTGCTGCGGATCGCCGATGCCGAACAGCAGCAACTGCGTCTGTGGGATGCTGAAGGCGCGAAAGTCACGCTCGACACATTGCCTTATGACGGCTGA